Proteins found in one Methylobacterium sp. CB376 genomic segment:
- a CDS encoding adenylate/guanylate cyclase domain-containing protein has protein sequence MRRLRLLRSPGAVRMSAGFAALIGMMLIALGAFVYQHQGTEAVRHTVMVDAQLGHLLSAVQEAETQQRGFLLTGDARFLDAFAASEAMIADEFEELEALVRDAPEQRARAERLRGLIAAKRADLAATVDLSLRDGRDAVARALAGGPSKPLMDEIRGLLRQMEQQEAALMEARRAQVSRVALTIWVLVALGATLLAVLAVSAVREAGRRASLSRFLPEELVTRLADDVEGLRAGRRQFAAIVFVDLRGSTGLAERLDPHALSVLLTAFRRRIIRLARLHGGVVDKFIGDGALLVFGLPEPRPDDAARALAFARSLAALAGRPSARWARPHGIGIGVHYGEVFCGIIGQQARLEFTVLGDTVNVAARLEQATKVHGVAILASEAACRAAGARGGAWREVSRAPLRGRREAMAYYAPAAEGTAPPVAAIA, from the coding sequence GTGCGCCGCCTCCGCCTCCTCCGCAGCCCGGGCGCCGTCCGGATGAGCGCCGGCTTCGCGGCGCTGATCGGCATGATGCTGATCGCGCTCGGCGCGTTCGTGTACCAGCACCAGGGTACCGAGGCGGTCCGCCACACCGTCATGGTGGACGCGCAGCTCGGCCACCTCCTCTCGGCCGTGCAGGAGGCCGAGACGCAGCAGCGCGGCTTCCTGCTGACCGGCGACGCCCGATTCCTGGACGCCTTCGCGGCGAGCGAGGCGATGATCGCCGACGAGTTCGAGGAGCTCGAGGCCCTGGTGCGCGATGCTCCCGAGCAGCGGGCGCGGGCCGAGCGGCTGCGCGGCCTGATCGCCGCCAAGCGCGCCGATCTCGCGGCCACGGTGGACCTGTCCCTGCGCGACGGGCGGGACGCCGTCGCGCGGGCCCTGGCGGGCGGCCCGAGCAAGCCGCTGATGGACGAGATCCGGGGCCTGCTGCGGCAGATGGAGCAGCAGGAGGCGGCGCTGATGGAGGCGCGCCGGGCCCAGGTCTCGCGGGTCGCGCTGACGATCTGGGTGCTGGTCGCGCTCGGGGCGACGCTGCTGGCAGTGCTCGCCGTCTCGGCCGTCCGGGAGGCCGGCCGGCGGGCCTCGCTGTCGCGCTTCCTGCCGGAGGAGCTGGTCACCCGCCTGGCGGACGACGTCGAGGGGTTGCGGGCCGGGCGCCGGCAATTCGCCGCGATCGTCTTCGTCGACCTGCGCGGCTCCACGGGCCTGGCCGAGCGGCTCGATCCCCACGCGCTCTCGGTGCTGCTCACCGCCTTCCGCCGCCGGATCATCCGGCTCGCGCGCCTGCACGGCGGGGTGGTCGACAAGTTCATCGGCGACGGGGCGCTCCTGGTCTTCGGCCTGCCCGAGCCGCGGCCGGACGACGCCGCCCGGGCGCTCGCCTTCGCGCGCAGCCTCGCGGCGCTGGCCGGCCGCCCGAGCGCGCGCTGGGCGCGCCCGCACGGGATCGGCATCGGCGTGCATTACGGCGAGGTCTTCTGCGGCATCATCGGCCAGCAGGCGCGGCTGGAATTCACCGTGCTCGGCGACACCGTCAACGTCGCGGCCCGGCTGGAGCAGGCCACCAAGGTGCACGGGGTGGCGATCCTGGCCTCGGAGGCCGCCTGCCGCGCGGCGGGCGCGCGCGGCGGGGCGTGGCGGGAGGTCAGCCGCGCCCCCCTGCGCGGGCGCCGCGAGGCCATGGCCTACTACGCGCCGGCCGCGGAAGGGACGGCCCCGCCGGTCGCCGCCATCGCCTGA
- a CDS encoding RBBP9/YdeN family alpha/beta hydrolase — protein sequence MRSADCDILVIPGYTNSGPDHWQSRWEERLSTARRVGMPDWDRPEPEPWRDAVVAAVRAAERPVVLVAHSLGVVSAVQAAPFLPPGAVRGGFLVALPDVERPDAPALLRAFAPIPREPLPFPALLVTSRSDPWTAYDRAEDFAASWGAELVDAGEAGHLNGESGHGPWPEGLMRFAGFLRGL from the coding sequence ATGCGAAGCGCCGATTGCGACATCCTCGTCATCCCGGGCTACACCAATTCCGGGCCCGATCATTGGCAGAGCCGGTGGGAGGAGCGGCTCTCCACGGCGCGGCGGGTGGGGATGCCGGACTGGGACCGCCCGGAGCCCGAGCCGTGGCGCGACGCGGTCGTCGCCGCGGTGCGGGCGGCCGAGCGGCCGGTCGTGCTCGTCGCGCACAGCCTCGGGGTGGTTTCGGCGGTCCAGGCCGCCCCCTTCCTGCCCCCGGGCGCCGTGCGGGGCGGCTTCCTGGTCGCGCTGCCGGACGTGGAGCGGCCGGACGCGCCGGCCCTGCTGCGCGCCTTCGCGCCGATCCCCCGCGAGCCGCTGCCCTTCCCGGCCCTGCTGGTCACGAGCCGCTCCGATCCCTGGACCGCCTATGACCGGGCCGAGGATTTCGCGGCCTCCTGGGGCGCCGAGCTCGTCGATGCGGGCGAGGCCGGGCACCTGAACGGCGAGAGCGGCCACGGCCCCTGGCCCGAGGGGCTGATGCGCTTCGCGGGCTTCCTGCGCGGGCTCTGA
- a CDS encoding UV damage repair endonuclease — MTDDSPRLGFCCKFIPDEAPGTHPTLKAAKEAALAMNVTSVTIAHLRRLDPAGARDKLAAVVGHNLAALRRQIGWVAARPPLERLLRLASAILPGYTHPEVRDLYADPDFRRSIEAGLAGIGEAARAGGVRLSMHPGPFCILASRNPAALANGIAELDYHAEVMAMMGYGAGWHPHGAHVNIHVGAREPGLAGFRATLPRVSEAARHLVTVENDEDSFGLDDVLELGDLVPVVLDLHHHWIHSRGHYIAPDDPRIARIRESWRGVRPVSHVSVSREDLLVGHDPDALPDFAALLAAGLSGRALAAHSDLMWNRALNDVVALHLAWSDFEIEAKLKNLASTGLARQVGGPLALAAE; from the coding sequence ATGACGGACGACAGCCCCCGCCTCGGCTTCTGCTGCAAGTTCATCCCCGACGAAGCGCCCGGCACCCACCCGACGCTCAAGGCCGCCAAGGAGGCGGCGCTGGCGATGAACGTCACCAGCGTCACCATCGCGCATCTGCGCCGGCTCGACCCCGCCGGCGCCCGCGACAAGCTGGCCGCGGTCGTGGGCCACAACCTCGCGGCCCTGCGGCGCCAGATCGGCTGGGTCGCCGCGCGCCCGCCGCTGGAGCGGCTCCTGCGCCTCGCGAGCGCGATCCTGCCCGGCTACACCCATCCCGAGGTGCGCGACCTCTACGCCGACCCGGATTTCCGCCGGTCCATCGAGGCGGGGCTCGCGGGAATCGGCGAGGCGGCGCGGGCGGGCGGCGTGCGGCTCAGCATGCATCCGGGGCCCTTCTGCATCCTCGCCTCGCGCAACCCGGCGGCCCTGGCCAACGGCATCGCGGAACTCGACTACCACGCCGAGGTCATGGCGATGATGGGCTACGGCGCCGGCTGGCACCCGCACGGGGCCCACGTGAACATCCATGTCGGCGCCCGCGAGCCCGGCCTCGCGGGTTTCCGCGCCACCCTGCCGCGGGTGAGCGAGGCGGCGCGCCACCTCGTCACCGTGGAGAACGACGAGGATTCCTTCGGGCTCGACGACGTGCTGGAACTCGGCGACCTCGTGCCGGTGGTCCTCGATCTCCACCACCACTGGATCCACAGCCGCGGCCACTACATCGCGCCGGACGATCCGCGCATCGCCCGGATCCGGGAGTCCTGGCGGGGCGTGCGGCCGGTGAGCCACGTCAGCGTCTCGCGCGAGGACCTGCTGGTCGGCCACGACCCGGATGCCCTCCCGGACTTCGCCGCGCTGCTGGCGGCGGGCCTGAGCGGCCGGGCGCTCGCGGCCCATTCCGACCTGATGTGGAACCGGGCGCTGAACGACGTCGTGGCCCTCCACCTCGCCTGGAGCGATTTCGAGATCGAGGCGAAGCTGAAGAACCTCGCCTCGACCGGCCTCGCCCGTCAGGTCGGCGGCCCGCTCGCCCTCGCGGCCGAGTGA
- a CDS encoding DUF3618 domain-containing protein, whose amino-acid sequence MTQSISELEQEIEQTRARLDHTIDRIQDRLSPASIVDEMLGTVRQSPMSGLYDGALAAVRRNPVPVMLIVAGVGWLLHRVSEENRRRLHQEATAARAATVPVLNDGAVRIYDPDRPTDHPAADGVARPEAAQI is encoded by the coding sequence ATGACCCAGTCGATCTCGGAGCTCGAACAGGAGATCGAGCAGACCCGGGCCCGGCTCGATCACACGATCGACCGCATCCAGGACCGGCTGTCGCCCGCCAGCATCGTCGACGAGATGCTCGGCACGGTGCGCCAGTCGCCGATGAGCGGCCTCTACGACGGGGCGCTGGCGGCGGTTCGGCGCAACCCGGTGCCCGTGATGCTGATCGTGGCAGGCGTCGGCTGGCTGCTGCACCGCGTCTCCGAGGAGAATCGCCGCCGCCTCCACCAGGAAGCGACGGCGGCGCGCGCCGCGACGGTGCCGGTGCTGAACGACGGCGCCGTGCGCATCTACGACCCGGACCGCCCGACCGACCACCCGGCCGCCGACGGGGTTGCCCGTCCGGAGGCCGCGCAGATCTGA
- a CDS encoding phage holin family protein has product MAEPSNGSIQGLLAEALRETTDLARKEIALFRTEMSNNLRTLFLGLGMVVGAAVFAVVALLVLVDALVKWLATLVHSEALAALIVGGVFLVVAVGLALAGSRAMSLSTLTPTRTTRQVRQDARVLSERVSG; this is encoded by the coding sequence ATGGCTGAACCGAGCAATGGCAGCATCCAGGGTCTCCTCGCGGAGGCCCTGCGCGAGACCACCGACCTCGCCCGCAAGGAGATCGCCCTCTTCCGGACCGAGATGTCGAACAATCTGAGGACGCTGTTCCTCGGGCTCGGCATGGTGGTGGGGGCGGCGGTCTTCGCGGTCGTCGCGCTGCTGGTCCTGGTCGACGCGCTGGTGAAGTGGCTGGCCACCCTGGTCCATTCCGAGGCGCTCGCCGCCCTCATCGTGGGCGGCGTGTTCCTGGTCGTGGCGGTGGGCCTCGCCCTGGCGGGCAGCCGCGCGATGTCGCTCTCGACCCTCACGCCCACCCGCACGACCCGCCAAGTGCGCCAGGACGCGCGAGTCCTGTCCGAGAGGGTGTCCGGATGA
- a CDS encoding alpha,alpha-trehalose-phosphate synthase (UDP-forming), translated as MSRLIIVSNRVAVPEAGSKAVAAGGLAVALKEAFTAYRGLWFGWSGKIAEQPSGAPAIADRGRVRYAVMDLSPQDHREYYSGFANRALWPIMHYRLGLAAYSRADYAGYQRVNRIFAQALAGLIEPGDLIWVHDYHLIPLASELRGLGVANPIGYFHHIPWPSGEVFNTLPASNELLRAVADYDLIGLQTECDVHNLSRNLVDELRAIPLGGGSLMVDGRRTRIRSFPIGIDVEGFRQAADRAGMNRTVRDTIAGLRTRKLLIGVDRLDYSKGVPERMEAVERFFASNPDQRGNVVLLQIAPKSRTEVPEYEQLSRDVNEVLGNINGSLGEPSWTPIQYVTKAYPRAVLAGLYRAARVGLVTPMRDGMNLVAKEYVAAQSEDDPGVLVLSKFAGAARQLPEALLVNPYDRFEVAEAIRAALYMPKAERLERWKPMVERLGREDVDWWARTYLTELEAFRTIEREPPTAAEAAQ; from the coding sequence GTGTCACGCCTGATCATCGTCTCGAACCGCGTCGCCGTCCCGGAAGCGGGATCGAAGGCCGTCGCGGCGGGCGGCCTCGCGGTCGCGTTGAAGGAAGCGTTCACCGCGTATCGGGGGCTGTGGTTCGGGTGGAGCGGTAAGATCGCCGAGCAGCCCTCGGGCGCGCCGGCCATCGCGGATCGCGGCCGCGTGCGCTACGCGGTGATGGACCTCTCGCCCCAGGATCACCGGGAATATTACAGCGGCTTCGCCAACCGGGCGCTCTGGCCGATCATGCACTACCGGCTCGGCCTCGCCGCCTACTCGCGGGCCGACTACGCGGGCTATCAGCGGGTCAACCGCATCTTCGCGCAGGCCCTGGCCGGCCTGATCGAACCCGGGGACCTGATCTGGGTGCACGATTACCACCTGATCCCCCTCGCCTCGGAGCTGCGTGGCCTCGGCGTGGCCAATCCGATCGGCTATTTCCACCACATCCCGTGGCCCTCGGGCGAGGTGTTCAACACGCTCCCGGCCTCGAACGAGCTGCTGCGGGCGGTGGCCGATTACGACCTGATCGGCCTCCAGACCGAGTGCGACGTCCACAATCTCTCGCGCAACCTCGTCGACGAGCTGCGGGCGATCCCGCTCGGCGGCGGCTCGCTGATGGTGGATGGGCGGCGCACCCGCATCCGCAGCTTCCCGATCGGCATCGACGTCGAGGGCTTCCGGCAGGCGGCGGACCGGGCCGGCATGAACCGGACGGTGCGGGACACGATCGCCGGGCTTCGCACGCGCAAGTTGCTGATCGGCGTCGACCGGCTCGACTATTCCAAGGGCGTGCCGGAGCGGATGGAGGCGGTGGAGCGCTTCTTCGCCTCCAACCCCGACCAGCGCGGCAACGTCGTCTTACTGCAGATCGCCCCGAAATCGCGCACTGAGGTGCCCGAGTACGAGCAGCTCAGCCGCGACGTGAACGAGGTCCTGGGCAACATCAACGGCTCGCTCGGCGAGCCGTCCTGGACGCCGATCCAGTACGTCACCAAGGCCTATCCGCGGGCGGTGCTGGCGGGCCTGTACCGGGCGGCGCGGGTCGGCCTGGTGACGCCGATGCGCGACGGGATGAACCTCGTCGCCAAGGAATACGTGGCGGCCCAGAGCGAGGACGATCCGGGCGTGCTCGTCCTGTCGAAATTCGCCGGCGCGGCGCGCCAGCTGCCCGAGGCGCTGCTGGTCAACCCCTACGACCGGTTCGAGGTGGCGGAGGCGATCCGGGCCGCCCTCTACATGCCCAAGGCCGAGCGGCTGGAGCGCTGGAAGCCGATGGTCGAGCGGCTCGGCCGCGAGGACGTGGATTGGTGGGCCCGCACCTACCTGACCGAGCTCGAAGCCTTCCGCACCATCGAGCGCGAGCCGCCGACGGCCGCCGAGGCGGCGCAGTAG
- a CDS encoding LysR family transcriptional regulator — protein MEHLGALNAFVQTAEAGGFAPAAARLGLSASAVGKAVARLEDRLAVRLFHRSTRSLTLTPEGAMFLDRCRRIFSEIEAAEIELSRTRRAPSGTLRVSLPLIGMLMMPAVMAFMRAYPEITLDLDFTDRLVDVIEEGFDAVIRTGEARDSRLMMRRLGAFSHRIVASPDYLAARGTPRAPEDLLAHACLHHRYPTTGKLQRWPLVRDGADLDLALPVTAVASTLEPQLCLAEEGFGLACLPLFAVQRFLRRGALVAVLRDHLREVGAFHILWPASRHPSPKLAAFVAFMGENLLRETDPLRCRQDVQDS, from the coding sequence ATGGAGCATCTCGGCGCACTCAACGCCTTCGTGCAGACGGCCGAGGCGGGCGGGTTCGCGCCGGCCGCGGCGCGGCTCGGCCTCTCCGCCTCGGCGGTGGGCAAGGCGGTGGCGCGGCTGGAGGATCGGCTCGCGGTCCGGCTCTTCCACCGCTCCACGCGCTCGCTCACGCTCACCCCGGAGGGCGCCATGTTCCTCGACCGCTGCCGGCGCATCTTCTCCGAGATCGAGGCCGCCGAGATCGAACTCTCCCGGACCCGGCGCGCCCCGAGCGGGACGCTGCGCGTCAGCCTGCCCCTGATCGGCATGCTGATGATGCCGGCGGTGATGGCCTTCATGCGGGCCTATCCGGAGATCACCCTCGATCTCGACTTCACCGACCGGCTGGTGGACGTGATCGAGGAGGGCTTCGACGCCGTGATCCGCACCGGCGAGGCGCGCGACTCGCGGCTGATGATGCGCCGGCTCGGCGCCTTCTCGCACCGGATCGTCGCCTCGCCCGACTACCTCGCGGCCCGCGGCACGCCGCGCGCGCCGGAGGACCTGCTCGCCCATGCCTGCCTGCACCACCGCTATCCCACGACGGGCAAGCTGCAGCGCTGGCCCCTGGTGCGGGACGGCGCGGATCTCGACCTCGCCCTGCCGGTGACCGCGGTGGCGAGCACCCTGGAACCGCAGCTCTGCCTCGCCGAGGAGGGGTTCGGCCTCGCCTGCCTGCCGCTCTTCGCGGTGCAGCGGTTCCTGCGGCGCGGCGCGCTCGTCGCCGTCCTTCGCGATCACCTGCGCGAGGTCGGCGCCTTCCACATCCTGTGGCCGGCGAGCCGCCACCCCTCGCCCAAGCTCGCCGCCTTCGTGGCCTTCATGGGCGAGAACCTGCTGCGCGAGACCGATCCGCTCCGCTGCCGGCAGGATGTGCAGGATTCCTGA
- a CDS encoding MFS transporter — translation MRTPPASHPSRGEGLPLPGLLALAMAGFITILTEALPAGLLPQIGADLAVSEAVAGQFVTVYAAGSLLAAIPVTAATRPLRRRPLLIAAIAGFAVANTVTTLSGSYALTLAARAVAGISAGLLWALLAGYAARMLPEAARGRAIAVAMAGTPLALSIGIPAGTFLGALIGWRACFGLVTGLSGILIVWVLAALPDPPGQAAGRGLPLSRVASMAGIRPVLAATLTFVLAHTILYTYIAPFLDAAGLGARTDRVLLVFGAASVLGLGIVGLLVDRRLRTLTLLSTALFGLSALGLALGGGAALLIAAVAAWGLAFGGAATLFQTALSRSAGDEADVAQAMLVTTWNLAIAGGGLLLERVGAQGLPPALMILLVPSFLVVLRARHHGFPPAAPPSPLEGA, via the coding sequence ATGAGAACGCCCCCTGCCTCCCACCCCTCCCGCGGCGAGGGCCTGCCGCTCCCGGGCCTCCTCGCCCTCGCCATGGCGGGTTTCATCACCATCCTCACCGAGGCGTTGCCGGCCGGCCTGCTGCCGCAGATCGGCGCGGATCTCGCCGTCTCCGAGGCCGTCGCCGGGCAGTTCGTCACGGTCTACGCCGCCGGCTCGCTCCTCGCCGCCATCCCGGTGACCGCGGCGACGCGGCCGCTGCGGCGGCGCCCGCTGCTGATCGCCGCGATCGCGGGCTTCGCCGTCGCCAACACCGTGACGACCCTGTCCGGCTCCTACGCCCTGACCCTCGCGGCGCGCGCGGTCGCCGGCATCTCGGCGGGGCTGCTCTGGGCGCTCCTGGCCGGTTACGCGGCCCGGATGCTGCCCGAGGCCGCGCGGGGCCGCGCCATCGCGGTCGCCATGGCCGGCACGCCGCTGGCGCTGTCGATCGGCATCCCGGCCGGCACCTTCCTCGGCGCCCTGATCGGCTGGCGCGCCTGCTTCGGCCTGGTGACGGGGCTCAGCGGGATCCTGATCGTCTGGGTTCTGGCCGCCCTGCCCGATCCTCCCGGACAGGCGGCCGGCCGCGGGCTGCCGCTCTCCCGCGTGGCGTCCATGGCCGGGATCCGGCCGGTCCTCGCCGCGACGCTGACCTTCGTGCTCGCGCACACCATCCTCTACACCTACATCGCGCCGTTCCTCGACGCGGCGGGGCTCGGCGCCCGCACCGATCGCGTGCTGCTCGTCTTCGGCGCGGCCTCGGTGCTCGGCCTCGGCATCGTCGGCCTCCTCGTCGATCGCCGGTTGCGGACGCTGACGCTCCTCAGCACGGCCCTGTTCGGCCTCTCGGCGCTGGGTCTCGCCCTCGGCGGCGGCGCGGCGCTCCTGATCGCGGCGGTCGCCGCCTGGGGCCTCGCCTTCGGCGGCGCCGCGACGCTGTTCCAGACGGCCCTCAGCCGGTCCGCCGGGGATGAGGCGGACGTCGCGCAGGCGATGCTGGTGACGACCTGGAACCTCGCCATCGCGGGGGGCGGCCTGCTCCTGGAGCGGGTCGGCGCCCAGGGCCTGCCGCCGGCGCTCATGATCCTGCTCGTCCCGAGCTTCCTCGTCGTCCTGCGCGCCCGGCACCACGGCTTCCCGCCGGCCGCGCCACCCTCACCCCTCGAAGGAGCGTGA